In the Blautia coccoides genome, GATTGAAGAGCAAAAAGCAATGACTGCAATGGTAGCTAGTCTATTTATGTATATTGCATTCATTTTGATTTCCGCAGTAGGTACGATTTTAGCTATTCAATCATTAAGTGACTCTTCAAAATACAAATATCGCTATTTGACCTTACGAAGATTAGGTGTAAATGATAAGTCGTTATTTAAGACAGTTAGAAAACAATTATTGATATTATTTTGTGTCCCTGCTATATCGTCAATAGTATGTTCTTTTGTGATGATGTCATCATTGAATAATGTGTATCAGCAAATTTTAGGAGATAAATATCTTTATTTAATTTACTTCGGATTAAATTTAGTTTTCTTCTTCCTAATTTATGGAATTTATTGGATAGCAACATATATCGGTTTCAAACGAAATATCAATGAGGAGAGTTAGGTTATTCTAGCTCTCCTGCTATGAAATTATTATGATGATAAATCAAGGGGGTGTGAAAATGAGGCTAGCAATTATCGAAGATGATGAAATCACTCGTCTGGAGCTTTCTAAATTACTAAAAACACAAGGATATGAAACAGTTTTATTGACTGATTTTGAAAATCTACCAGAGGAACTAAAGCAGTATTCCGTAGAGTTGGTTCTGCTTGATATTAACCTGCCGTATGAAAATGGCTATGAAGTATGCAGGAAAATAAAACAAGTCATGCCAGTACCTATTATCTTTGTAACAAGCAGAGATACAAATGCAGACGAATTGAAAAGTATTCAAGTGGGTGGGATTGACTTTATCACAAAGCCGTATGACACGCTTATTCTTCTTGAGAAGATCAAGCGTGCATTGCAGTTGTCAAACCCGAATAATTTCCGTGAGCTTGTCAAAAAAGATTGTGCCCTTGATTTACATTTATCCATTTTGAATTATCAAGAGAAAAGCATTGAACTGACAAGAAATGAATTTCGTATTTTATACTACTTTTTTATGAACGAAGATAAAGTTATTAGTAAAGAAGAACTGCTGGAAAAGCTGTGGAACGACAAGTATTATTTGGACGAAAATGTATTACTGGTTAATATGACCCGTCTAAAAAAGAAAATGAGAGAAATCGGTATTGTTCACTTACTAGAAAATATACGAGGAAAGGGTTGGAAACTGTGAACTTTTTTACATTCTTAGAAGAAAAAATAACAGAGATATTGTTTCAACTTTTCTTTCTTGCCTTAGTAACATTTCTTTTGATTTTCTACGGTGTAGATACGCTGTTTGTTGTATTGCTGGTAATTCTGTTCATCAGCATACAAGGACTTTTTCAATGGTGCTTGTATCGGAAGAAACGTAACGCTTCACAACATATTATTGATTTAGTAGATGGACTGGAAGAAGCCTACTATATTGCAGACGTTTTACCAAAGCCAAAAGAATTTCAAAATGAAGCCTATTACTACGCACTAAAAAAAGCCTGCAAATCTATGAATGATGAAATCGATAAAATCACAGAAGAAAAGCAGGATTATCAAGAATATGTGGAAAGTTTCGCCCATGAAATTAAAATACCGATAGGAGCATTGTCTTTGACGTTTGATAATGCGAAAAATTACACGTTAAAAAAAGAAACAGACAAGATATTTCAGTTAGTGGAGCAAATGCTCTATTATGCAAGAAGTGAAAATACAGAAAAAGACTATTTTGTAAAACAGTTGCAGTTGGACGAAGTGATACATAATGTCATTCTGAAATTCCGTCATGCACTTATGGAAAGGAAAGTAATTATCAATATCCATGACATAGAGAATGTCGTTTATACTGATGAAAAATGGCTGACATTCATTCTATCTCAAATCGTGCAAAATGCGATTAAGTATTTTGATAAGCAGGAAAATAAACTGACGATATACAGTCAAGACAACGGAACAAATATACTGCTTGTGATTGAAGATAACGGCTGTGGAATAAAAACATCTGATTTATCCCGTGTATTTGAAAAAGGTTTTACTGGTTCAAATAGAAGCAAAGCAAATGCAACGGGTATGGGACTGTATTTATCGAAAAAATTATGCGATAGATTGGGTTTGAAATTGGATATTGCTTCTACGGAAAAAGAATATACAAGACTGACAATTACATTTCCAAAAGGAACAGTTCATAATTTTTCAGAGTAATTTGAAAAACCATGCCAACATTGATACGGTGCTTTAAGGGGGCTTGCGTTATGGAAAGCTTTAAGTACAATTATTTGCAATCAAATCCCACCTAATAGCACACTATTAAAAATTGAATATGTTTTAGCTTTAAAGGCTCGTACAGACTATATGTTTTGTGCGGGCTTTTTTCATACCCGAAAAAAATTAAAAAATTTTTCAAAAGAGGTCATTAAATCACACCTAGCTGTCCTTATATGGTGCGGAAAGAGGGATAAACACTTTTCAAATCATAAAGGAAAGGGGGTGAGATTGATGAAACCGTCTGACTTCCAGAAAACAGTTCAATGTCGTTTTGAAAGTTGTTTAAAGAAAGTTGTCCGTAGTGTCGTGAAAGATTATTACAAGGAATTAAAACGCCGTAAGAATAAAGAAATATCTTTCAGCGAATTACCAGATGTCCTTGTAGATAAAATGGCTGTTTGGGACGATTACGAAACAGATTATACAATCTTTTCAGTATGTGGCATTGATATTCGTGTCCTTGATGATGAACTGGCAGAAGCCTTGAAGAAACTTCCA is a window encoding:
- a CDS encoding response regulator transcription factor, translating into MRLAIIEDDEITRLELSKLLKTQGYETVLLTDFENLPEELKQYSVELVLLDINLPYENGYEVCRKIKQVMPVPIIFVTSRDTNADELKSIQVGGIDFITKPYDTLILLEKIKRALQLSNPNNFRELVKKDCALDLHLSILNYQEKSIELTRNEFRILYYFFMNEDKVISKEELLEKLWNDKYYLDENVLLVNMTRLKKKMREIGIVHLLENIRGKGWKL
- a CDS encoding sensor histidine kinase translates to MNFFTFLEEKITEILFQLFFLALVTFLLIFYGVDTLFVVLLVILFISIQGLFQWCLYRKKRNASQHIIDLVDGLEEAYYIADVLPKPKEFQNEAYYYALKKACKSMNDEIDKITEEKQDYQEYVESFAHEIKIPIGALSLTFDNAKNYTLKKETDKIFQLVEQMLYYARSENTEKDYFVKQLQLDEVIHNVILKFRHALMERKVIINIHDIENVVYTDEKWLTFILSQIVQNAIKYFDKQENKLTIYSQDNGTNILLVIEDNGCGIKTSDLSRVFEKGFTGSNRSKANATGMGLYLSKKLCDRLGLKLDIASTEKEYTRLTITFPKGTVHNFSE
- a CDS encoding RNA polymerase sigma factor; the encoded protein is MKPSDFQKTVQCRFESCLKKVVRSVVKDYYKELKRRKNKEISFSELPDVLVDKMAVWDDYETDYTIFSVCGIDIRVLDDELAEALKKLPERKRNTLLMYYFLEMTESEIANLQKITQSGVFRNRHHALETMKKILKEEQ